The Spirosoma radiotolerans genome has a window encoding:
- a CDS encoding SusD/RagB family nutrient-binding outer membrane lipoprotein, translated as MKKISILFLGGLLLANVSCKESDFTDAYPNPAKIAETTVEKQYTGVLYANKDYVLPGYRYYFVSLRTSINHYTQATGWVNESGQYVPGSSGIEDVWYNYYNMLAQYRELQKVYASKTAEQQANLKIFMLTAAVYVYDYTAKMVDLHGSIPFSTAGLLSTNGGEYTASSAKFDTAEGIYTFLLDDLKRIATELNGITLNAGYQKSFQTQDFVNKGDVTAWKRYTNSIRLRLLNRVSDVASFKTRSNTEMAEILGNATTYPIVETNAQNIQINVYDINTDINSKGFRDGIEGDGWYGNTAGKAIIDNMNANNDPRLPILFEPGANAAGKYIGIDPLGTQAAQTALVNAGQVAIYNRYTLSRNQFFPGILINAPQMNLIKAEYYLRTANDASAKTAYETAITQSVQFYNGILALTNATGITGSAIPTPATATSISAYIAGPGVNWSSATSATDKLKLIATQKWLHYNLVQPYENWADIRRLDYPVLNFQADNANNQTLPPVRWTIPGNEITYNAANYASVKATDNLTTKIFWDVK; from the coding sequence ATGAAAAAAATATCTATTTTGTTTTTGGGAGGGCTTTTGCTGGCAAACGTGTCCTGTAAAGAGTCTGATTTTACCGACGCATACCCCAATCCGGCCAAGATTGCGGAGACAACCGTAGAGAAGCAATATACCGGCGTACTCTATGCCAATAAAGATTATGTACTTCCAGGCTACCGGTATTATTTCGTTTCCCTGCGTACATCCATCAATCACTACACGCAGGCAACGGGCTGGGTTAACGAGTCGGGACAGTACGTTCCGGGTTCGTCAGGGATCGAGGACGTCTGGTACAACTATTACAATATGCTGGCGCAGTACCGCGAACTGCAGAAAGTATATGCGTCGAAGACGGCTGAACAACAGGCTAACCTGAAGATTTTCATGCTGACAGCCGCCGTTTATGTGTATGATTATACCGCGAAAATGGTCGATCTGCACGGCTCTATTCCCTTCAGCACGGCCGGTTTGCTGAGTACGAATGGGGGCGAATACACCGCATCCAGTGCAAAGTTCGATACGGCCGAAGGCATTTATACCTTCCTGCTGGACGATCTGAAACGGATTGCGACCGAACTGAACGGGATTACGTTGAACGCCGGCTACCAGAAATCGTTTCAAACCCAGGATTTTGTGAACAAAGGTGATGTTACGGCCTGGAAGCGCTATACGAACTCGATTCGCCTGCGGTTGCTGAACCGCGTATCGGACGTGGCCAGCTTCAAAACCCGGTCGAATACGGAAATGGCTGAGATTCTGGGTAATGCAACCACCTATCCAATTGTCGAAACGAACGCGCAGAATATTCAGATCAATGTCTACGATATCAACACGGACATCAATTCGAAAGGGTTCCGCGATGGTATCGAGGGCGATGGCTGGTACGGGAATACGGCCGGGAAGGCGATCATCGATAACATGAACGCCAACAACGACCCCCGTTTGCCGATACTCTTTGAGCCAGGTGCCAATGCCGCCGGGAAGTATATTGGCATTGATCCGTTGGGTACCCAGGCCGCTCAAACCGCTCTCGTAAATGCCGGTCAGGTTGCAATCTACAACCGGTATACATTGAGTCGTAACCAGTTCTTTCCCGGTATCCTGATCAATGCCCCGCAAATGAATTTAATTAAAGCGGAGTATTACCTGAGAACAGCCAATGATGCGTCAGCAAAAACAGCCTACGAAACAGCCATCACGCAGTCGGTACAATTCTACAATGGAATTCTAGCACTGACCAACGCCACCGGTATTACAGGATCTGCCATTCCTACGCCAGCAACGGCCACGTCTATTTCGGCTTACATCGCTGGTCCGGGTGTGAACTGGAGCAGCGCGACCAGCGCCACCGACAAACTGAAGCTGATTGCTACTCAGAAATGGCTGCATTATAACCTGGTTCAACCGTACGAAAACTGGGCCGACATTCGCCGGCTGGACTACCCGGTATTGAACTTCCAGGCCGACAACGCGAACAACCAGACCTTACCGCCCGTTCGGTGGACGATTCCGGGGAATGAGATTACGTATAATGCAGCCAACTACGCGTCAGTAAAAGCAACTGATAACCTGACGACCAAGATATTCTGGGATGTGAAGTAA
- a CDS encoding RNA polymerase sigma factor: protein MDQRHRTIEENEYLLELWQRAKTGDKVAFCQLAEKQYRALFAYATNFTEDRDFIKDSIQEIFIRIWERRATITIQYVSIYLFKSLRNQLLQEFRRSKPFQSSLNSPEVSELSDWQTIETQIEQGEADSESQLKVRQAINTLPKRQQEVVFLKFYNGLENDQIAELMDINRQSVANLLYKALGALKSQVAFYAYWLVFTFPLL from the coding sequence TTGGATCAGCGGCACCGCACAATCGAAGAGAACGAATACTTACTGGAGCTCTGGCAACGAGCAAAAACCGGCGATAAAGTCGCTTTTTGCCAACTGGCTGAGAAACAGTACAGGGCTTTGTTTGCCTACGCCACAAACTTTACCGAAGATCGTGATTTTATAAAAGATTCAATTCAGGAGATATTTATTCGTATCTGGGAGAGACGGGCCACGATTACGATTCAGTACGTATCTATTTACTTGTTCAAATCGCTCCGTAATCAGCTTCTTCAGGAATTTCGACGGAGTAAGCCTTTCCAATCATCGTTGAACAGCCCGGAAGTGAGCGAACTGTCGGACTGGCAGACCATTGAAACGCAGATTGAGCAGGGAGAGGCCGACTCAGAAAGTCAACTCAAAGTCCGTCAGGCCATCAATACCCTGCCCAAACGCCAGCAGGAGGTCGTTTTTCTTAAATTTTACAACGGGCTCGAAAACGACCAGATTGCTGAGCTAATGGACATCAACCGGCAGTCGGTAGCTAACCTGCTCTACAAAGCACTTGGTGCGCTGAAAAGCCAGGTGGCTTTTTATGCCTATTGGCTGGTATTTACTTTTCCACTGCTCTAA
- a CDS encoding helix-turn-helix transcriptional regulator, whose product MKISVTDEGSGIMVKFAHAIGAVVRGRYIYIPESKGAGYLTGFSWGNDLRMMIRNYHLNEDVFVERTNVMAEGQEDVIFLLSGIFPSPVPSEKQLSPERAYVFICMQAVSSILEMPSNTFFGSVTIAATRPYLRQLFGNIQHPVVESILEARDGFVFETSISPEIIKVASDFLHQTVPESLENHYYKLKCEELLCYIFALLVQREALPTSSMHIDDIKAIYAIKLRLQAHLHEPPHIAALARDAGMSEPKLRKLFKQTFGKGVFDYYQTSRMQEAARLLKEKRLTVSEVGYQLGFTNLSHFSRVFAQHIGMKPKKYLTS is encoded by the coding sequence ATGAAAATATCGGTTACGGATGAGGGGTCGGGCATTATGGTAAAATTTGCCCACGCCATTGGCGCCGTCGTACGCGGTCGTTATATCTATATTCCCGAAAGCAAGGGAGCGGGATACCTTACAGGCTTTTCCTGGGGAAACGATCTGCGGATGATGATTCGGAATTACCATCTCAACGAGGATGTCTTTGTCGAGCGGACAAATGTGATGGCTGAAGGGCAGGAGGACGTTATTTTTCTGCTAAGCGGCATCTTTCCCTCACCTGTACCATCCGAAAAGCAGCTATCGCCAGAGCGAGCCTATGTGTTTATCTGTATGCAGGCTGTTTCGTCCATATTGGAAATGCCGTCAAATACATTTTTCGGCAGTGTAACGATTGCGGCAACAAGACCATATCTGCGTCAGCTTTTTGGCAACATACAGCACCCGGTGGTAGAAAGTATTCTGGAAGCCAGGGATGGCTTTGTGTTTGAAACGAGCATTTCACCCGAAATAATTAAAGTTGCCAGCGATTTTTTGCACCAGACTGTCCCTGAAAGTCTGGAAAATCATTACTATAAACTGAAATGTGAAGAGTTGCTGTGCTATATTTTTGCCTTGCTGGTTCAACGGGAGGCTCTGCCAACGAGCAGTATGCACATCGACGATATTAAAGCTATTTATGCCATTAAGTTACGTTTGCAAGCGCACTTACACGAACCTCCCCATATTGCTGCCCTGGCCAGAGACGCTGGTATGAGCGAACCCAAGCTGCGCAAGCTGTTTAAACAGACCTTTGGCAAAGGTGTTTTTGACTATTACCAAACTTCACGAATGCAGGAAGCCGCCAGGTTACTGAAAGAAAAACGATTGACGGTCTCAGAGGTTGGTTACCAATTGGGATTTACAAACCTCAGTCATTTTTCAAGAGTTTTCGCCCAGCATATCGGCATGAAACCCAAGAAGTATCTAACCTCTTAA
- a CDS encoding FAD-dependent oxidoreductase, which yields MLVKNKQVAIIGGGPGGLTLARLLQRKGVHVNVYERDVNRDVRAQGATLDLHFESGLKALEKAGLMDAFKANYRPDADQLRIVDEKAKIFYDEHTEEATGDFGDEWFRPEIDRGPLRNLLLDSLQPGTVVWDSHVASVERIDDAFQLNFQNGNTVIADVVIGADGANSKIRPFVTPINPFYAGVTILERNIDDAQTNAPQIYDLLQGGKIMAFGDSKTIMVSAKGNGSLDFYIGWKADVHWWVNSGIDFKDGKQVLEWFKKEYAEWDNIWLELFEYEKNFFTPRPLYCMPLDQSWQAQPNITLIGDAAHLMPPYAGEGVNMAMLDALELSECLTSETFADLKSAIAHYEKQMFARFAEVGKETLDNTDWMHSPDGLKKILNMFNPN from the coding sequence ATGTTAGTAAAAAACAAACAAGTGGCCATCATAGGCGGTGGCCCAGGCGGATTGACACTGGCCAGGCTTTTACAGCGCAAAGGTGTACATGTCAACGTATATGAACGAGATGTCAACAGAGATGTAAGGGCGCAGGGCGCAACACTTGATCTGCATTTTGAATCCGGATTGAAGGCACTTGAGAAAGCAGGTCTGATGGATGCCTTCAAAGCGAATTACAGACCGGACGCTGACCAACTCCGTATTGTTGATGAAAAAGCAAAAATTTTCTATGACGAACACACCGAAGAGGCTACGGGCGATTTTGGCGATGAATGGTTCAGGCCCGAAATTGACCGGGGACCATTAAGAAACCTATTATTGGATTCGTTACAGCCCGGCACCGTTGTCTGGGACAGTCATGTGGCCTCGGTTGAACGCATCGACGATGCCTTTCAACTAAATTTTCAAAATGGCAACACGGTTATTGCCGATGTTGTCATTGGGGCAGATGGGGCTAATTCTAAAATTCGGCCATTCGTTACGCCAATCAACCCGTTTTATGCAGGCGTTACCATTTTAGAAAGAAATATTGACGATGCTCAAACGAATGCTCCCCAAATTTATGACTTATTACAGGGTGGCAAAATCATGGCCTTTGGCGATTCAAAAACAATAATGGTAAGTGCCAAAGGCAATGGTAGTCTGGACTTTTATATTGGCTGGAAAGCAGATGTCCATTGGTGGGTGAACAGCGGTATTGATTTTAAGGACGGCAAACAGGTCTTGGAATGGTTTAAAAAAGAATACGCCGAATGGGACAACATCTGGCTCGAACTGTTCGAATACGAAAAAAACTTTTTTACGCCAAGACCACTCTACTGCATGCCATTGGACCAATCCTGGCAAGCACAGCCAAACATCACATTGATTGGCGATGCTGCCCATCTAATGCCACCGTATGCAGGCGAAGGCGTAAATATGGCCATGCTTGACGCCTTGGAATTAAGTGAATGTTTAACCAGCGAAACGTTTGCTGATTTAAAATCGGCCATTGCGCATTATGAAAAACAGATGTTTGCCAGATTTGCCGAAGTAGGTAAGGAAACATTGGACAACACCGACTGGATGCACTCCCCAGACGGATTAAAGAAAATACTAAACATGTTTAACCCGAATTAG
- a CDS encoding VCBS repeat-containing protein, with the protein MKLLSICLLVLLFASCDNQDTLFEKLPASQTNVTFKNSLEEAPEFNVLKYGYFYNGGGVAAADFNNDGLVDLYFTGNLNANKLYLNKTEPGSGKLTFDDITDKAGVGAAEGWNTGVSVVDINADGWLDIYVCRSAATDARLRRNLLFINNKNLRDGYPTFTEKAAEYGLDDSAYSTQAAFFDYDRDGDLDCFLLNHSVQEYAGFSRMISDYKQQTNTNYSSKLYQNQNGKFVDVSVAAGLTANVLSFGLAVAVSDFNNDGWLDFYVSNDYNENDYLYINQQNGRSGVPAFKEVVRESMGHTSLYSMGSDAADVNNDGRIDLLTLDMLPERNERIKLTSGDDNYDKYAQLLRSGFHHQTMRNMLQLNVGENKFGDSGAALPVFSEIGQLAGISNTDWSWAGLFADFDNDGWKDLFVSNGYARDYTNMEFLKFTMDEQLKARQTGKPAATSDPLAVIAKMPSINEPNFIFRNRSGDPGGQLTFANETSTWGFEEKNQSNGAVYADLDNDGDLDLVINNVNAEASIYENHADMKGPNHHLSLQLKSPNLGQLMGARVTVWAGGHMQVQEFMPVRGFQSAMYGPLLFGLGKASTVDSMRIRWADGKTQFVSSAGLNKVQNGQLTVAYAPTADNQPVTPPKTFWQATGGMAWTHQQQAVNDFKIQPLLPYMLSPTGPYFAIGDANGDGRDDVFTGGGRGQGGQVFLAGANGFTPMPQPALLADRAYEDAGADWLDVDGDKDLDLVVASAGYELPIDDPRLQVRLYVNDGKGHLTKETTFPTIRASASCVRSADVDGDGDRDLFIGARVVPGRYPEMPLSHLLLNDGKGHFLDVTSQQRALTQLGMVTDAAFADLTGDGRPELIVATDFGPVQVVSFPNGKAKVLDQVLPATTGCWNRLLVQDFDQDGKPDIVAANAGLNSQLQATTDRPLTLYGIKNVAGSVLPVLVGYDRNNSADRQPHPFNARDEMLDQVVSLRKKFTDYMSYSKATITDLFEPDELKRAQKLDAATLQTVLFRNSGGTSPSFTMQPLPIEAQVAPAYALAAVDVNHDGLPDLIVGGNREYNRVRLGKDDANRGQLFLNRGKGGFAYVPMEQAGLLWDGDIRDLAPVTVAGRTELLVGATGKAIRVFALVK; encoded by the coding sequence ATGAAGTTGCTTTCGATCTGTTTATTGGTACTGCTCTTTGCCTCCTGCGACAATCAGGATACGCTATTCGAGAAATTACCAGCTTCCCAAACCAATGTCACGTTCAAAAATTCACTGGAAGAAGCGCCAGAATTTAACGTGCTGAAGTATGGCTATTTTTACAATGGCGGTGGCGTGGCCGCTGCTGATTTTAACAACGACGGCCTGGTCGATTTGTACTTCACGGGCAACCTGAACGCCAACAAACTCTACCTGAACAAGACCGAACCCGGCTCGGGCAAATTGACTTTCGATGACATTACCGATAAAGCAGGAGTTGGCGCAGCCGAGGGCTGGAATACGGGTGTGTCGGTGGTAGACATCAATGCCGACGGCTGGCTGGATATTTACGTTTGCCGATCGGCAGCTACGGATGCCCGACTGCGCCGAAATCTACTGTTCATCAACAATAAGAATCTCCGGGATGGATATCCCACTTTTACCGAAAAAGCCGCCGAGTATGGGCTCGATGATTCAGCCTATTCAACCCAGGCCGCCTTCTTCGATTATGATCGGGATGGCGATCTGGATTGTTTTTTACTAAACCATTCGGTACAGGAATATGCCGGTTTTAGTCGAATGATCAGCGACTATAAACAGCAGACGAATACCAATTATTCCAGCAAGCTGTACCAGAACCAGAATGGTAAATTCGTGGATGTTTCGGTTGCGGCTGGCTTAACAGCCAATGTGTTGAGTTTTGGGCTAGCCGTAGCCGTCAGCGATTTTAACAACGATGGCTGGCTCGATTTCTACGTCTCGAACGACTACAATGAAAACGATTATCTCTACATCAATCAGCAAAACGGCCGATCCGGCGTTCCGGCATTCAAGGAAGTGGTTCGGGAGTCGATGGGGCATACGTCCCTCTACTCGATGGGTTCTGATGCGGCTGATGTGAACAACGATGGGCGTATCGATTTGCTCACGCTGGATATGCTCCCCGAGCGGAATGAACGCATCAAACTGACGTCGGGCGACGATAATTACGACAAGTACGCGCAATTGCTGCGCTCGGGTTTCCATCACCAGACAATGCGCAATATGCTCCAGTTGAATGTAGGTGAAAACAAATTCGGTGATTCGGGCGCTGCCCTTCCTGTGTTCAGTGAGATAGGCCAGCTGGCGGGTATTTCCAATACCGACTGGAGCTGGGCCGGGCTGTTTGCCGATTTCGATAACGACGGTTGGAAAGACCTGTTTGTGAGCAATGGCTACGCCCGCGATTACACCAACATGGAGTTTTTGAAGTTTACGATGGATGAGCAATTGAAGGCCCGACAGACCGGTAAGCCCGCTGCCACGTCGGACCCACTGGCCGTGATCGCCAAAATGCCCAGCATCAACGAGCCTAACTTCATCTTTCGGAACCGGTCCGGCGATCCAGGGGGGCAGTTGACCTTCGCCAACGAAACCAGTACTTGGGGATTCGAGGAGAAAAATCAGTCGAATGGAGCCGTATATGCTGATCTGGACAATGACGGCGATCTGGATTTAGTGATCAACAACGTAAATGCCGAAGCAAGTATTTACGAAAACCATGCCGATATGAAAGGTCCGAATCACCACCTGAGCCTTCAGCTAAAAAGCCCTAACCTGGGGCAACTCATGGGCGCACGGGTAACCGTCTGGGCGGGTGGCCATATGCAGGTGCAGGAGTTTATGCCGGTTCGGGGTTTTCAGTCGGCTATGTACGGGCCGTTGTTGTTTGGGCTTGGTAAGGCTTCTACGGTCGACTCGATGCGAATTCGGTGGGCCGATGGGAAAACGCAGTTTGTCAGTTCCGCGGGTCTGAACAAGGTGCAGAACGGCCAGCTTACCGTTGCCTACGCCCCAACGGCCGATAATCAACCGGTTACTCCACCAAAAACTTTCTGGCAGGCTACCGGTGGAATGGCCTGGACGCACCAGCAACAGGCGGTCAACGACTTTAAAATTCAGCCGTTATTACCTTATATGCTTTCGCCAACGGGACCCTATTTTGCCATTGGGGATGCAAATGGTGACGGCCGCGACGATGTATTTACGGGTGGTGGGCGAGGACAGGGTGGCCAGGTGTTTCTGGCTGGAGCCAACGGATTTACGCCCATGCCCCAACCGGCTCTCCTGGCCGATCGAGCCTACGAAGATGCCGGAGCGGACTGGCTCGATGTAGATGGCGATAAAGACCTGGATCTGGTTGTGGCCAGCGCCGGATACGAGCTACCCATCGATGACCCTCGCCTGCAGGTTCGCCTGTACGTTAATGATGGGAAAGGACACCTGACCAAAGAAACTACTTTCCCTACTATTCGGGCGAGTGCGTCCTGTGTTCGCTCGGCGGATGTCGATGGAGACGGTGACCGCGACCTGTTCATTGGAGCGCGGGTCGTGCCAGGCCGTTACCCCGAAATGCCCCTCAGTCACCTTTTGCTGAATGATGGGAAAGGTCATTTTTTGGATGTAACAAGTCAGCAACGAGCCTTAACGCAACTCGGTATGGTTACAGATGCCGCCTTTGCCGACCTTACGGGTGATGGACGCCCGGAATTGATTGTGGCTACAGACTTTGGTCCCGTTCAGGTTGTTTCGTTTCCGAACGGAAAAGCCAAGGTACTCGACCAGGTACTGCCCGCCACAACCGGCTGTTGGAATCGGCTGTTAGTACAGGATTTCGATCAGGATGGTAAGCCAGATATTGTTGCGGCAAATGCCGGGCTGAATAGCCAGCTTCAGGCTACAACAGACAGGCCATTGACCCTATATGGCATCAAAAACGTAGCTGGTTCCGTGTTGCCGGTCCTGGTGGGTTACGATCGGAACAACAGCGCGGACAGGCAGCCACATCCGTTCAACGCCCGCGATGAAATGCTCGACCAGGTTGTGAGTCTGCGGAAAAAATTCACGGATTACATGAGTTATTCGAAGGCAACCATCACCGATCTATTTGAGCCCGATGAATTAAAGCGAGCCCAAAAACTTGACGCGGCCACGTTGCAAACCGTATTGTTTCGCAACAGCGGAGGCACAAGTCCCAGCTTTACGATGCAGCCATTACCGATTGAAGCGCAGGTAGCTCCGGCTTATGCCCTGGCTGCTGTTGATGTCAATCACGATGGCTTACCAGACCTGATTGTGGGTGGCAATCGCGAATACAACCGTGTTCGGTTGGGCAAAGATGACGCCAATCGGGGCCAGTTATTTTTGAATCGGGGGAAGGGAGGGTTCGCCTACGTGCCAATGGAACAGGCGGGCCTGCTGTGGGATGGCGACATTCGTGATCTTGCCCCGGTAACCGTAGCCGGACGTACCGAATTACTCGTCGGAGCTACTGGAAAGGCGATACGGGTGTTTGCGCTCGTGAAGTGA
- a CDS encoding SusC/RagA family TonB-linked outer membrane protein, with protein MAKDLLRLVILLLVISTPVLAQSISGKVTGGNDGQPLPGVSIVVKGSTLGTITDADGKYTITTAKNRTLVFSFIGYKSKEVAIDSRSTVDVTLEEDASNINEVVVTAFGIKKEERALGYATAVVNNEALVKTASPNFATALYGKAPGVTINATPGGATSAVSISVRGLASITGNTQPLIVMDGIPIRNGEVRNNDYWGDQRIRGNGLLDLNPADIENISILKGASAAALYGSEAVNGVVLVTTKTGKGKKGLGVDFSASYSVDKIAYLPRYQNVRGPGYMLNYNNGGQDANGFIYYDTDGDGKGDTRGLLGATVNFGPKFDGQPVMAFDGVVRPYVPSGNSYADLFQNAHSANINLAVSKSSENSTLRFSYTRQDNGMISYGAKNEKNIMNLNASFNENKKLKTDLMINYVNQYTHNRPFKVDRMINNFSGMMNRFESADWYFNKYQTSQGYKYVTGTNQSLTPNENIIRNGFKTDIGDYVWSTRANTYDEYSNRIIASITQNWQITDELSLRGRVGTDFTSERMEDKQRSSTPLAFGYSGSFAMRNNLYTNVYTDILLNYTKKVNDDITVSARGGYTANKLLNTLMQRETNGGLSTENFFDMSASANTPGYNTAYNYRDRYVRDAFLGTVNFDYKNFFFIEGTIRRDRTSTLAKGNNAFVYPSVNTSLVLSDIFRLPTVIDYAKLRGSWGIVGNYPGIYSANNAYNQGSLSVQQSGGSSVLYTNISSDYGNDKIRPEQKHEFEFGFEARLFKRRLGIDLSYYNAQIVDQILPLTIAATSGAKTILANIGTLRNQGLELALNVSPLRSSDVNGLNWDLTLNLAKNSNKVEKLANNSTELLHADYDGNAAQLRSVVGQPMGDIYVHGILKDASGRNVVGPNGLYQLDGVNWIKAGNAMPKLTGGLLNSFGYKGFNLDVVVDFRYGGSIMPTGINWMTSRGLTEESLTAMDAEHGGLSYYIDANGKGVQTSASAGPAGQTVYHDGMLMNGVLPTGEANTNVISQAVYYNSTYNWGGPQYGNARYELYVKENTYVKMREISLGYRIPASITRKIGTQNLTLSVFGRNLFFIYRTIKDLDAEQTNVGTKWSDNINNAGNNPSFRTMGVMLRASF; from the coding sequence ATGGCAAAAGATTTACTCAGGCTTGTTATCCTGTTGTTGGTGATAAGCACACCCGTATTGGCTCAGTCCATTTCGGGTAAGGTCACAGGTGGCAATGACGGCCAGCCTTTACCCGGTGTTTCTATCGTAGTGAAAGGAAGCACATTAGGTACAATAACCGATGCTGATGGTAAGTATACGATTACGACCGCCAAGAACAGAACGCTCGTATTCTCCTTTATTGGCTACAAATCAAAAGAAGTAGCTATCGATAGCCGATCGACCGTTGATGTAACGCTGGAAGAGGATGCTTCCAACATCAATGAAGTCGTTGTAACGGCGTTTGGTATCAAAAAAGAAGAGCGTGCCCTTGGTTACGCTACAGCGGTTGTCAACAATGAAGCGCTTGTTAAAACGGCATCGCCAAACTTCGCTACCGCCCTCTACGGTAAAGCGCCGGGTGTAACCATCAATGCTACGCCGGGTGGTGCTACCAGCGCGGTAAGCATCAGCGTGCGCGGTCTGGCCTCTATTACCGGTAATACGCAACCGCTGATCGTGATGGATGGTATCCCCATTCGGAACGGTGAGGTACGCAATAACGATTACTGGGGTGATCAACGTATACGGGGTAACGGTCTGCTCGATCTGAACCCCGCCGACATCGAGAACATCTCGATCCTGAAAGGCGCTTCGGCGGCTGCACTTTATGGCTCAGAAGCCGTTAACGGGGTGGTCCTGGTTACGACCAAAACGGGTAAAGGGAAAAAAGGCCTTGGCGTGGATTTCAGCGCCAGCTATAGTGTCGATAAAATTGCGTACCTGCCGCGTTACCAGAATGTCAGAGGGCCTGGGTATATGCTGAACTACAACAACGGTGGTCAGGATGCCAACGGATTTATTTATTACGATACGGATGGCGACGGCAAAGGCGACACCCGCGGATTGCTTGGGGCTACGGTCAATTTTGGTCCCAAATTCGATGGGCAGCCTGTAATGGCTTTCGATGGCGTTGTTCGGCCCTACGTGCCATCAGGGAATAGCTATGCCGATCTGTTCCAAAATGCACACAGTGCCAACATTAACCTGGCCGTGTCCAAATCGTCGGAAAACTCGACCCTGCGTTTTTCGTATACCCGCCAGGATAACGGTATGATCAGCTACGGGGCCAAAAACGAAAAGAACATCATGAACCTGAACGCCAGCTTTAATGAGAACAAAAAGCTGAAAACAGATCTGATGATCAACTACGTCAACCAGTACACGCACAATCGCCCGTTTAAAGTTGATCGTATGATTAACAACTTTTCGGGGATGATGAACCGGTTCGAGTCGGCCGACTGGTATTTCAACAAGTACCAGACGAGCCAGGGATACAAGTATGTAACGGGAACGAACCAGAGCCTCACACCAAACGAAAACATTATCCGGAATGGATTCAAAACGGATATTGGCGATTATGTATGGAGTACCCGTGCCAATACCTACGATGAGTACAGCAACCGGATCATTGCCAGCATCACCCAGAACTGGCAGATCACCGATGAACTGTCGCTGCGCGGCCGGGTTGGTACGGACTTTACCTCGGAACGTATGGAAGACAAGCAACGGAGCTCGACTCCATTGGCATTTGGCTACTCTGGCTCCTTCGCCATGCGCAATAACTTGTATACCAACGTGTACACAGACATTTTGCTGAACTATACCAAAAAAGTGAATGATGACATTACGGTTTCGGCTAGAGGTGGCTACACGGCGAATAAACTGCTGAACACGCTGATGCAACGGGAAACAAACGGTGGCTTGAGTACCGAAAATTTCTTCGACATGTCGGCTTCAGCCAACACGCCAGGCTACAATACAGCCTACAACTACCGCGATCGCTACGTTCGGGATGCTTTCCTGGGGACGGTAAACTTCGATTATAAGAATTTCTTCTTCATCGAAGGTACCATTCGCAGAGACCGTACATCGACGCTTGCCAAAGGAAACAATGCCTTTGTATATCCCTCGGTCAATACGAGCCTTGTTTTGAGCGACATATTCCGGTTACCGACGGTTATCGACTATGCCAAACTAAGAGGTTCGTGGGGTATCGTGGGTAACTATCCAGGCATCTATAGCGCCAACAATGCCTACAATCAGGGAAGCCTGAGTGTGCAGCAGAGTGGTGGGAGCTCGGTGCTGTATACGAATATCAGCAGCGACTACGGTAACGACAAAATACGGCCGGAGCAGAAACATGAATTCGAATTTGGTTTCGAAGCCAGACTGTTCAAAAGAAGACTGGGCATTGACCTGTCGTATTACAACGCACAGATTGTCGACCAAATTTTACCGCTGACGATTGCCGCTACCTCAGGGGCTAAAACGATTCTGGCCAACATCGGTACCTTGAGAAACCAGGGTCTGGAACTGGCCCTGAACGTGTCGCCATTGAGAAGCAGTGATGTCAACGGCCTGAACTGGGATTTGACCTTGAACCTGGCGAAAAACAGCAACAAAGTTGAAAAACTGGCCAACAACTCAACCGAGTTATTACACGCTGATTATGACGGAAACGCAGCTCAGCTACGCTCGGTAGTTGGTCAGCCAATGGGCGATATCTATGTACACGGTATCCTGAAAGATGCCAGCGGACGCAATGTGGTTGGCCCGAATGGCCTCTATCAACTGGATGGTGTTAACTGGATAAAAGCCGGAAACGCCATGCCGAAGCTAACGGGTGGTTTGCTGAATAGCTTCGGCTATAAAGGCTTCAACCTGGACGTGGTGGTTGACTTCCGCTACGGCGGTTCGATCATGCCAACAGGCATCAACTGGATGACATCGCGTGGTCTGACCGAAGAAAGCCTGACCGCTATGGATGCCGAGCACGGTGGCCTTAGCTATTACATAGATGCAAACGGTAAAGGGGTTCAGACATCGGCATCGGCTGGTCCGGCTGGTCAAACGGTATACCACGATGGTATGTTGATGAACGGCGTACTGCCAACGGGCGAGGCTAATACCAATGTTATCTCGCAGGCTGTTTATTACAACAGCACCTACAACTGGGGTGGTCCACAGTATGGCAACGCCCGTTATGAGCTGTATGTGAAGGAAAATACCTACGTCAAAATGAGAGAGATTTCGTTAGGCTATCGGATTCCGGCCAGCATCACCCGTAAAATTGGTACCCAGAATCTGACCCTGTCAGTATTTGGTCGCAACCTGTTCTTCATATACAGAACCATCAAAGATCTGGATGCTGAGCAAACCAACGTAGGTACGAAATGGTCGGATAACATCAACAATGCTGGTAATAACCCATCGTTCCGCACCATGGGTGTCATGTTGCGCGCCAGCTTCTAA